The nucleotide sequence CCGAGGCGGAGCGGGCCGACGTCTTCATGGTCGATGCGCGCGACCGCCTGGCCTCGCGCTGGGCCGAGGGCCGACCCTGGCTGGCGGACAGGCCCGTGATCTGGGTCGATGGCCGGGAGGGTGCCGCGCCCGGACACGTGCAGATGGCGCGCCCGGTCCAATGGCCCATCCTGCCCATGCTGCTGTTCCGCGCCATGGAGCAGCACCCCACCGTGGCCGGCAAGCCGGCACCCAAGCAGGCGTCGCCCGCGTCCGCGCAGCGCGTTCGCCCGGCGGAAGCGGGGCGTGACGTGCTGGTCGTGGACGACAGCATGGCGGTACGGGCCTACCTGCGCTCGCTGCTGGAGCCGCGCGGCATCCGGGTGGCCGAGGCCGACGGCGGGGAGGCGGCGCTCGCGGCCACCGCCGCCGGCGCGGTGGACTGCGTGCTCATGGACGTGCTGATGCCCGGGATCGACGGCTTCGAAGCCTGCCGCCGCATCAAGGGCCGGGGCGGCCTCGTTCCTCCGGTGGTGATGCTCACCAGCAAGTCGTCGCCGTTCAACCTGGTGCGCGGGAAGATGGCCGGCTGCGACGCCTACCTCACCAAGCCCGTCGATCCCGCCCAGCTTTTCCAGGTGCTCCAGGCCTTCGTGCGCCTGGACCTCGATCTCACCCAGCCGGCGCCGCTGCCGGCTTGACCGCCCCGAACCCTTTCCGTCACCCACCCAAGGAGCCGACATGCCCCGCGCCATCCTCATCGTCGAAGACAACCAGGCCGAACGCCAGCGCCTGGAAAAGCTGCTGGCCGACAACGGCTACGCCGTGACCACCGCCGCCACGGGCGTGCAGGCGCTCGACGCGGTCAAGCGCAGCAAGCCCGACGCCATCCTGATGGACATCAACATGCCCGAAATGGACGGCTTCGCCGCGACCCGTGCGCTGCTGCGGGGGGAGGCCGACACGCGCGACATCCCCGTGATCGTGGTCTCGGCCAAGGACCAGAAGGCCGACAAGGCCTGGGCCCAGATGCTGGGCGTCAAGGGCTACATCACCAAGCCGTTCACCGACGAGCAGGTGCTGTCGCAGGTGCGCGCGGTTTAACCAAGGAGTTCCGCCATGGCTAGCAAGATCCTCGTCGTCGACGACGCCCCCGTGGACCGCGACAACCTGCAACGCATCCTGGCCGGCGCCGGCCACACCGTCATCACGGCGGAGTCCGGCGAGCAGGCGATCGCCCGCGCCCGCAGCGACGCGCCGGACCTGATCATGATGGACGTGAACATGCCGGACATGGACGGCTTCGCGGCCGCCCGCAAGCTCAAGAGCGAAGACGCGACCAGGAACATCCCGGTGGTCTTCGTCTCCGGCAAGAACCAGAAGGCCGACATGGCCTGGGGCCTGATGCTCGGCGCCAAGGGCTATGTGGCCAAGCCCTACACGGCGGCCCAGATCCTGGCGCAGCTGGCCTGAGACCGGCATGGACGCCGCGTTCGCAACCCTCGCTCCGCTGGCGCAGCTGGCGCCCAGCCAGGCCCTGGCCATGCCTGCCAATGCGGTGCTCGCCTTCACGGCGCCGCTGGCGGCTGCCGACCAGGACGAGCGCCGGCAAGGCTTCGCCGTGGGCGGCCTGCGCCTGATGATCCGCTACGAGGACGGCAGCGAGCTGGCCGAACTGCCCGCGTCGACCGCCTTGCCGAACGCGCCGCACTGGTTCGTCGGCACGGCCAACCTGCACGGCGTGCTGGTGCCGGTGTTCGACCTGGCCGCCTATCTGGGCGTGGCGCGCGGCGGCCGGGCGCGTCCGATGCTGCTGGTGCTGGGCCACAGCGATGACGTCACCGGCATGGTGATCGACGGCCTGCCGCGCCGCCTGCGCTGGAACGCCGCCCAGGTTGCCGATCCCGGCACCATCCCGCCCGCCCTGGCCGGCCTGGTGCACAACGCCGTGACCGTGGCCGACGAGCTCTGGCTCGACCTCGACATGCCCGCGCTGCTGGACGCCCTGGAATCCGCGCTGCGCAACCACTGACTTCCCCTTCGTCGTGCAACCCTGAACCTGAACGGAACCCGCCATGAAATTGCGTCTCCCTAGCTTCCAGTCGAGCACCATGCTCGGCAGCGGCGACACGCTGATCGCCGAACGCCTGAACCGGCTGCTGCGGCAGGCCGCCATCGCCTTTGGTGTGCTGCTGCTGGCGTACCTCGGCGTCGCCGTCTTCAATACGCGGGGGGTGGCGCAGCAGACCGACCTCGGCGCGCTGGCCCAGGCCGTGCAGGGCTACGAGTCCGCGCTGCTGCAGATGCGACGCAACGAAAAGGACTTCTTCGAACGCAAGACGCAGGAGGAGCTGGACAAGCACAAGAGCAACGACGAGGAGTCCCTCGCCCTGCTCAAGGCGGCGAAAGCCAATCCGGCGGCTACCGACGAAGAGGTGCGGGTGCTGACCGAGCTGGAGAAGACCAACGCGGCGTACCGGCAGGCCTTCCTGGCCGCCGCCAACACCCAGATCGCCCTGGGCGTGGACGAGAACGCCGGCCTGCAGGGCGCTTTGCGCAAGGCGGTGCGCGAGGCCGAGGCGCTGGCCGATAAATCCGGCGCGCTGGACATCGAGAACAGCGTGCTGCAGCTGCGCCGGCACGAGAAGGACTTCATCCTGCGCGAACGGCAGGAGTTCGCGGACCGACACGCCAAAGAAGCGCAGCGGCTGCAGCAGCTGATCGCCGGAGCCAGGCTGGACGGCGCGGCCCGCGCGCAACTGGCCGAATTGGCAGGCGCCTACGACAAGACCTTCAAGGAGTTCGCCGCCGGCACGATCGCGGTGAACCAATCCATCGCCACGGCGCGGGCTGCCGCACGCGCCGCGGAAGAGCCCCTGCCCGGGCTGCTGAAGGAAGTCGCCGAGCGCCGCGATGCCGCCGCCACCCGGGTGCGCATCGCGCTGCTGGTCTCGATCCCGGCGCTGCTGGCGGTGCTTGCCGCGGTGGGCTGGATGCTGTACCGGACGCTGACCGGCGTGCGGGTGAACATCACCCATTCGGTGCACCAGCTGCAGAACACGGTGGAGCGGGTGCGCGGCGGCGAGCAGCTCACCGCGGAGTCGGCCGTGGTGAGCGCCGACGAAATGGGCCAGGTGTGGCGCTCAGTGGACGCGCTGCTGACCGACCGGCTGAACGCGCAGCGCGCGGCCGAGTCGGAGAACGAGCGCCTGAACAACTCGGTGATCTCGATCCTGCAGGCGGTGAACCAGCTCTCCCAGCGCGACCTGACCGCCAAGGCCCCGGTGACGGAGGACATCATCGGCACGGTGTCGGACTCGATCAACCTGCTGACGGACGAGACCAACAAGGTGCTCCACGGCGTGACGCGCATCGCCGGCGAGGTGCGGCAGGTGTCGGGCAACGTGAAGACGCAGGCCGAGCTGGTGTCCAAGACCGCCGAGGACGAGCGCAAGAGCGTGAACCAGATGATCCAGGCGCTGGCGGAAGCCACGCAGATGACCGACCAGGTCGCCAAGGTGGCCGAGCAGAGCAACCGCTCCGCCGAGCAGGCCACGCAGGCCACCGACACGGCGCTGGAGACGGTGACCGGCACGGTGCGCGGCATGGAGTCGATCCGCGAGACCATCTCCGAGACCGAGAAGCGGATCAAGCGGCTGGGCGAGCGCTCGCAGGAGATCACCGGCATCGTGAACCTGATCAACACGATCTCGGAACGCACGCACGTGCTGGCGCTCAACGCCTCCATGCAGGCGGCGGTGGCCGGCGAGGCGGGCCGCGGCTTCGCGGTGGTGGCCGAGGAGGTGCAGCGCCTGGCGGAGAGCTCGCGCAACGCCACCCAGCAGATCGGCACGCTGGTGAACAACATCCAGCTGGAGACCAACGAGACGATCGCCACGGTGAACCGCACCATCGGCCAGGTGGTCCAGGGCTCCGAGCAGGCGCAGAGGGCCGGCGAGCAGATGCGCCGCACGCAGGAGATCACCGCCGCGCTGGTGGAGCAGGTGCGCCGCATCGCCGCCGCCTCCGGGGAGCAGAAGCAGATGTCCGAGACGCTGATGAAGTCGGTGCAGACCATCGGCCAGAGCACCGAACGGACGGCCGCGCAGATCCAGGCGCAGACGCGGGAGACCGACACGCTGCTCGACTCGGCCCGCAGGCTGGTCGACTCGGTCAACGTGTTCAAGCTGATGCCGGTGTCCGTCTGACGCCGGTCCATCCTCAAGGGTGCGCGCATGAAGCTCAATGACTTGATCGACGCATTGGCTGCCGAGGTCGAACTGGCGCAGGCCGACCTCGAGCGCAGCCTGGGCGAACTGGCCGCACGCGCCGTCGACGACGCGGCCTTCGTGGACGCCTTCGAGCTGTACAGCGGGCAGGCCCAGCGCATGGGCGAGGCCGCCTCGCTGGCAGGATTTCCCGGGCTCGAGGCGGTGTGCCAGCACGTGGCGGAAAACACCTTGCTGCTGCCGGCGCTGCCGCCGGGCGAGCGCGGGCCGCTGATCGAGTTCCTGCGGCGCTGGCCGGCGCTCACGGTGCACCACCTGCGCAACCTGAGCGACCCGTCC is from Ramlibacter tataouinensis TTB310 and encodes:
- a CDS encoding response regulator transcription factor — translated: MLDTHRIAAQAASAPVLLELQGHPPAAAGDVVRLLVMGFTDAERRLLQGSVMLSRRRAPQLELVTEAEAERADVFMVDARDRLASRWAEGRPWLADRPVIWVDGREGAAPGHVQMARPVQWPILPMLLFRAMEQHPTVAGKPAPKQASPASAQRVRPAEAGRDVLVVDDSMAVRAYLRSLLEPRGIRVAEADGGEAALAATAAGAVDCVLMDVLMPGIDGFEACRRIKGRGGLVPPVVMLTSKSSPFNLVRGKMAGCDAYLTKPVDPAQLFQVLQAFVRLDLDLTQPAPLPA
- a CDS encoding response regulator codes for the protein MPRAILIVEDNQAERQRLEKLLADNGYAVTTAATGVQALDAVKRSKPDAILMDINMPEMDGFAATRALLRGEADTRDIPVIVVSAKDQKADKAWAQMLGVKGYITKPFTDEQVLSQVRAV
- a CDS encoding response regulator — encoded protein: MASKILVVDDAPVDRDNLQRILAGAGHTVITAESGEQAIARARSDAPDLIMMDVNMPDMDGFAAARKLKSEDATRNIPVVFVSGKNQKADMAWGLMLGAKGYVAKPYTAAQILAQLA
- a CDS encoding chemotaxis protein CheW codes for the protein MDAAFATLAPLAQLAPSQALAMPANAVLAFTAPLAAADQDERRQGFAVGGLRLMIRYEDGSELAELPASTALPNAPHWFVGTANLHGVLVPVFDLAAYLGVARGGRARPMLLVLGHSDDVTGMVIDGLPRRLRWNAAQVADPGTIPPALAGLVHNAVTVADELWLDLDMPALLDALESALRNH
- a CDS encoding methyl-accepting chemotaxis protein codes for the protein MKLRLPSFQSSTMLGSGDTLIAERLNRLLRQAAIAFGVLLLAYLGVAVFNTRGVAQQTDLGALAQAVQGYESALLQMRRNEKDFFERKTQEELDKHKSNDEESLALLKAAKANPAATDEEVRVLTELEKTNAAYRQAFLAAANTQIALGVDENAGLQGALRKAVREAEALADKSGALDIENSVLQLRRHEKDFILRERQEFADRHAKEAQRLQQLIAGARLDGAARAQLAELAGAYDKTFKEFAAGTIAVNQSIATARAAARAAEEPLPGLLKEVAERRDAAATRVRIALLVSIPALLAVLAAVGWMLYRTLTGVRVNITHSVHQLQNTVERVRGGEQLTAESAVVSADEMGQVWRSVDALLTDRLNAQRAAESENERLNNSVISILQAVNQLSQRDLTAKAPVTEDIIGTVSDSINLLTDETNKVLHGVTRIAGEVRQVSGNVKTQAELVSKTAEDERKSVNQMIQALAEATQMTDQVAKVAEQSNRSAEQATQATDTALETVTGTVRGMESIRETISETEKRIKRLGERSQEITGIVNLINTISERTHVLALNASMQAAVAGEAGRGFAVVAEEVQRLAESSRNATQQIGTLVNNIQLETNETIATVNRTIGQVVQGSEQAQRAGEQMRRTQEITAALVEQVRRIAAASGEQKQMSETLMKSVQTIGQSTERTAAQIQAQTRETDTLLDSARRLVDSVNVFKLMPVSV